A single window of Ostrinia nubilalis chromosome 24, ilOstNubi1.1, whole genome shotgun sequence DNA harbors:
- the LOC135083733 gene encoding homeobox protein Hox-A4-like, with protein sequence MDNYEQNNEVSTSYNNNNLKHNFNCKSFYEYAEVDCLDKKFVDQKNYRKIEEDVLQQQHLGTPFLVKDILNINQPPNYYEHWRNNDRERRAYEYSPESYHQPQNYCSPEYFNQMYPNIPVHSNVDPYWCQEAYPEVKVEDYYAYNPYCHNLHQQSYEHHQEPVPHHIEIEIPPKDQVIREPVQIHPGSVVDQKRSEKGSEQLQNQHYINSDTLGKLSMTPRKNIKTPTPTMKADKKDKSIKRKPRILFSQTQVHALEIRFRAQKYLTAPEREELAKNLNLSPTQVKIWFQNRRYKSKRIKSPEVSTSTDAKPCRQTGRKLYKPENKDDNQTYAYRDVDFDKSLEGEILTTTVYFDDSLPYEDVPKFYDTKLDSDNVDSSHLQSYIHKNVYTDANINTKDTSYNESELKKYYPMNYVCS encoded by the exons ATGGACAACTACGAACAGAACAACGAAGTGTCTACTTCTTACAACAACAACAACTTAAAACACAACTTTAACTGCAAGAGTTTCTACGAATACGCCGAAGTTGATTGTTTGGACAAAAAATTTGTTGACCAGAAAAATTACAGGAAAATCGAAGAGGATGTACTGCAGCAACAGCACTTGGGGACACCTTTCTTGGTGAAAGATATCCTCAATATAAACCAACCGCCCAACTACTACGAGCATTGGAGGAATAATGATCGAGAGAGAAGAGCCTATGAATATTCACCAGAGTCGTATCACCAGCCTCAAAACTACTGTTCTCCTGAGTATTTCAATCAGATGTACCCCAACATACCTGTGCATTCCAATGTTGATCCTTATTGGTGTCAAGAAGCCTACCCTGAAGTCAAAGTTGAAGACTACTACGCGTACAATCCTTACTGTCATAATCTGCACCAGCAAAGCTACGAGCACCACCAAGAGCCAGTTCCTCATCATATAGAAATTGAAATACCTCCTAAAGACCAAGTGATCAGAGAACCGGTTCAAATTCATCCTGGGTCAGTCGTAGACCAGAAAAGAAGTGAAAAAGGATCAGAACAGTTGCAAAATCAGCACTATATCAATTCTGATACTCTTGGAAAACTTTCTATGACGCCGAGgaaaaatataa AAACCCCAACGCCTACTATGAAGGCTGACAAGAAAGACAAGAGCATCAAAAGGAAGCCAAGAATATTATTCTCACAGACTCAGGTGCACGCTTTGGAAATCCGTTTCAGAGCACAGAAATACCTGACTGCGCCCGAGAGAGAAGAACTGGCCAAGAATCTCAACTTATCACCTACACAAGTCAAGATCTGGTTCCAAAACAGGCGGTACAAGAGCAAAAGGATCAAGTCCCCTGAAGTGTCCACTTCTACTGATGCAAAGCCATGCAGACAAACTGGGAGGAAGCTTTATAAGCCAGAGAATAAGGACGATAATCAAACATACGCGTATAGAGACGTGGACTTTGATAAAAGCCTCGAAGGAGAAATTCTTACCACGACTGTATACTTTGATGACAGTCTGCCGTATGAAGATGTTCCTAAATTTTACGATACTAAACTCGATAGCGACAATGTTGATTCTTCTCATTTGCAAAgttatattcataaaaatgtttatactgATGCTAATATTAATACCAAAGACACATCCTACAATGAATcagaactaaaaaaatattatccgatGAACTATGTCTGCTCATAG